AATGCACGCCGCAAGCCTTCAAATACGCCGCGCTCATGTCCGTATGATGCCAACGCACCGCCGACCGTTGCTGGGCCGACAAATGCTCCAAACACGCTCGCCCCGCTGCTTCGTCGCGACCCTTGGACAGAGCCAGAATCTCCGGACGCTCCCCATTCGTCAGGTCTGTGAGAATGGTCGCATATCCCTTATGCCCCTTACGCAGGCTGATCTCATCCAGACCCAAACGCTCGATCTTCCGCTGGGGATCGATCTGCTTCGCCTTGGCGTCCTCTATCCGGTTCTTGACGATTCGTTCCACCGTCTCCGCGGCGATCCCCAAACGCACCGCCACGTCTTCGGCTGTGCTCCCGATCAGACTGACCAGCACCTGCTCCTCGAAGCGAAACGTATATTTCACATCCCGACGCTTGAACGGCGGCAACAGCGATTGACGGTGACCGCACGACGGGCAGCGGTGATACACCTCCTGGTACACGAAAAAGCTCGGCTTACCCCACAAATCCAGATCGCGGATGCTCAGAAACTTGTTCTTCTCCACCAATTGAAGCCGAGACTCTCGCTGGCATGTCTCGCAACAAAGATTGTCGGGCAACTCCCAACTCACGTGAAAGGCGTGGCCCCCGTCGATGCGTTCGTATTCGCCAACGCTCACTCCGGCAGGGACGTCCATGTCTATGGCAATGGTAGTCGTCGTCATCGGCTCTTCCGTGAACCAGGAAAAGGGTACTCTCAATTGCAATCTATCCCAAAATGACCGATTCGCCGAGAGTTGCGCCTAAAAACGGAAGAGCCCGAATCTTTCCCAAAATGCTGGGCAATGAGATTCTTGATCTGTCACCACCTAAGCGGTATGATCAAGCATCGTTTGAGACCCCGACAAAATCCTGGAAGCCTCGAAATTCGGTCATCTGATTGGTTCTGTGACTTGGTTTTTAAAGAAAAGGTAATCTTTCACTCTCCTGAACTGAGCTTCACGGGTAGAGCAGGTAGTTTCCCTGTAAGCGTGTAGGTGCGGAGGGCCGATTCGGTTTCCTTTAAAGGATCTTGCTCTCGTAACTTCAGGGTGCGATAAATGCTCATCAGAATGCTTCGCGTTTGAGCCCCCTGCTGGCTGTGACTGCCGAAACTGACTTTCCGCATCATCACGCCCGGTCGGATTTCTCTCTCCCCCTTATTGTTGCTCTTGGGCACTCCCTCTATTTCCAGAAACGTTAGCAGATCGTCGCCGTAATCGAACAAACGCTTGGCCAATCTCCGGGCGTGCCGGTTCGTCCACGGTCGCACCGCCAAATCGGTGATCCGCGTCTTAAGCCGCAGCAATCGGCTGTCGTAGCTCTCCTGTTGCAACTCTTCGATACCCGCCTCCAAACGCACGGCATCGGCGTAAATCCGCCACAGTTTCTTGCAGAATTCTGGCCAATCCTCGCCGCTTTCAGAGCCTTCATCGACCGCCGTCAGATCCCGCAACAAGTGAGGCCAACACTTCTGACGCTTCTGGGTCACGATGTCGTACGCTTTCCAGAAGTCGCTGACCAGAACGCCCTGGAAGGCTTCCGTGAAGAAGACCTTCAAGGCCTCGTGACCCCGCTTGGGGTGAATCCGATAATAGGTCGCATCGTCCCGCGCAAAACACCACAGCCAGGACGTCACTCCTTCGGTTCGCCAGCCGGTCTCATCGGCGTGCAGGACGCCGGCCAAAAGGCATTCGCGGTGAATCTGCTCGTACCAGGGTTCGAGTACCTCGGCCAGACGGTGCCAGATTTCGGTCAAGCCGCCCACGCTGAGTTTCATCTGAAGGTGGCCGTTGAAGACCTCCAGGATCTGACTCGTCGTGGTACCCAGTCCGTAGTGCAGCCAGGCCGACAGGACCGTAGTTCGATGGCCCAGCTGACAGCCTGGCAGAGCGTCGGGAACAACCGGTTCGACCTGCTTTTTGCACTTGGGACACCAGTCGCGATGAATCGTGTGTTCGGTCGTCTGAGCGTGCAAATCGTCGGGAATATCTTCGATGATCCTTAGGCGTTGGCGGTCGGTGCGTTGCAGAGCTCCCTGGCAGCAGGGACAGACCTCCAGTTGGTGGGTCTGGCGTTTATCGATGCGGGTGGGAATTGGGCGATAATGACCGTCGTGTCCAGGCTTGGGGCCGGCTTTTCCCTTCTTTTTCTTGGGATTCGCATTCGACTTTAAGTAGGGAGCGATGGATCCCGAGGGAGTGTTTGGCCCCAGAGGTATCGTGCCTGCAGCGACCGCGACGCTCAGCTGAAGTAACAGAAACTGCAATTCCAGGGGATCTCGATGAACGAACTCCCGAGCTTGTTCCGAAGTCAGCTTTCCGCTTCGGAACGACGCCAGGAAAGTGGGATCGAGAACGGGAGTTTCCGTTGATGTTGGAATCGCAGAAGCCATGACGGAGTGATAGCAAATTGCAACCCCTCGCGCAAGACCAGTTCAACAGAGTGAAAGGTTTCAAGAAAAGGTTCCAGACAAATCGAATCATGACGAGCAACTCAAAACCTATGTCGATTCTGAAGCACCTTATCCAAATAGATGAATATCGTGTACACTTGTCGTTTCAGTTTCCCAACGGAATCCAAGTTCGAAAAGCAGCCGATGCACCATCTTCTGAACAAGACTGGAAACCTCTCACTCAACTCAACTTCTTTACCTCCAACTTCCCCGAACGCAACCCGTTCAACATTCCTGGGCCATTTTACGGAGCCGATACGGACACCTGCGAGACGGGGACTGCGGAAGCGCCCCACAATGTTCTGTTGGACCGGTCGAGCCAGGAATTCGTCTTCGCACAACCCCGATGCGAGGATGAACTGCGGGACATTATCAGCGCTGCGGACTGCGAGTGTTTCGTCGGATACGGGGCGGACGGCAACGACCATTGGACTCTGGCATTGATCCGGGAGTGGTGGCAATCACGAGCCTATCTGCTCGACCTTTCGTCGCACGTCATGGGTCTGCCAGAAAGTAAACGCCGGTGGGAGCGGATTCTGTCGGGGGAGGGTGAGGCGTACCTCCGCTTGTATGCGTTCTTCATAGAAAACCGGCGTCTTCCCTCCGAGAAAGATAGATTGCCGGAAATTGGATAGTAGCAATGACTAACGGCTTTTTTTGCGGCAAATGTGGTCAATTCCACGCCGAGCTTCCGATGGATTTCGGGGCCGACGCACCAGCGCCATTTTACTCGATTCCGCAAGCGGAACAGGACGCTCGGTGCGAATTGACCTCCGATCTGTGCATGATTGACCAGAAAGAGTTCTACGTTCGAGGATGTTTGGAGATTCCGGTGATAGACGGACCACGGCCTTTCGTTTGGGGTGTTTGGACTTCCCTAAGCAAACACAATATCAAACGCATGGCCGAGCTATGGGAATCGCCAGGGCGAGAAAGCGAGCCACTGTCTTTCGGCTGGTTGTGTACATCACTTCCGCTTTACCCGGAGACTTTGCTCTTGAAAACGAATGTGCGTACCCGTCCGGTTGGATATCGCCCTTTGGTGGAATTAGAACCGACCGATCATCCATTGGCGATTGAGCAGCGAAACGGGATTACAATGAAGCGTGTTCGAGAACTTGCTGAAGCCTTGCTACTCTCTGACGAATCGATGAGAATATTCAAAACTGTAAGCGATAAAGTAAATTGTCAGAAGTTTGCATGAAGGATTTTCACTGGATGAGATTTGAAATTTCTAGAAACGATCAACTTGTGTCATTTTTTGTTCTGATGTTTATCGCTTACGGAACAGCTTATGTTTGCAATATTCGTCCCAGCATTCCTCCTGTTTCAGCAATTATTTTCAAGGTGTCTTTCGGCACAAGGAAAAGTAATAGTTACCTCGTTCTTCAGAAAATCGTCTTGTTTCTTCTGGGATTTTCCTTCGGTATGCTTTTGGAGATCGTTTCATCCAGGATTTTGTCCTGAACCGCTCATCGAATGTGAAGGTAAGGAACTGCATTGATGGAGTAGTCTGATGGAGTAAGAAATATTGAGAGATAAAGGGATAAAGAGAACTTACATGAACGAACCTGAATTCATCAACCCCAACAAGCTCCGACCGGGACCGATTCGAAATGAGTCGTTGCCTCCAAATCTGCTCAACAAGATCAAGGCTGTTTTCGACATAATCGGACCGTATCTCGGCATGACTCTGGAGCAGTTTGAGATCGGGTTCATGAGGGACCTTAATCCGGAGAGTGAAGTTGCTCTGTGGTGCAACATCACGATGGCGTGGCTGGCGTATCACGAAGCTCATCTAGCAAATAAGACGCTGTCGGATGAAGAGGAAGGAAAGTTGTTGGGCGCTTTGATTGCAATCTCTACAGGGATCGAAGATGTGACGAGGCTCAACGTGCCGGAGGAAGTCGGACGCAGACTGATTCGGTGCTACGACAATCCGGCAGGGGGCTGAGACGTAACCATGACAATCCTCTTCCTGCACGGCTGGCACTCGGTCCCAGGCGGCGTCAAGCCGACCTACCTGAAGGACTACGGCCACGAAGTCCTGAATCCCGCCTTGGATGGCGACAACTTCACCCAGGCCATCAAAACCGCCCAGGCTGAGTTCGATCAGCATCACCCCCAGGTCGTCGTCGGAAATTCCCGTGGTGGGGCCGTGGCGATGAACATCAATAGTGGTTCGGCCTTGGGGCCGCACATGCCACCACGGAAGAAATCAAAGCCCGTGTCCTAACAGCTTGGCCATGACGCCAAAGCAGTTTTAAAATGCAGATTGGGAGAGTCAGAGAGGCGGAGCCTCAAGTGAGTTATTCGGACGTGTCCGAACTCACCAGAGTTGAGGTCTGCAATTTGCGGAATGTGTTGAATCACTTGCGCCGCAGGATAACGGAATACTGCGACGAACCGGATTAGACGTTCTCCCTCTTCAAGTGTTGATCGTCAACGGCAAAAGCAAAGTTCCTGGGCCAGGGGCATCGCCCTTTATTTGTGAGCCGTTCGTCAAGGAGGGCGAGAAGTACAGCAACCTGACCCTTGCCGAGCAACGAAAAGTGATGCGGAGCGGGTATGAGACCATCGTTGCCTTCAAGACCTGGAAAAAAGTTGAAGCCGATCTTGGCAAGAGGTTGTGAGCGTCGGTGATGCCCACATTTCAGCGAAACGGAATGCTGCTCTGCTCCGTTGAATTCAAGTCGAAAGAAGAAATCTCGGACCTTACGCAGACCAAGGACATGAAAATGAACATCGAAATCGTTGAGGAACCGATCCGATTCCACCTGCACGGCATTGGTAGCGTCGTCGAGAACGAACGATTCGGCGAGGTTGGCTTTCGCCTCATGAACGAAATGTGGCAAGTGGTCAAGAAGGCGACGATTGCGACGACCGGCATCAACCATTGGGTTTATATGCCTGACCACAGGATGTTCGTCGGCGTTGAACTTCGCAGCCCACAGCAACCTTCGACTCCCGATCTGCTTGAGCCGCTTGAGTTCGAGTTGCAAAGATACCTGAAGCACGTCCATGTTGGCCCGTATCAAGCATTGCCTCAAAAGTGGAAGGACTTGAAGGCCGAGCTTGCTGCTCGTGGCGAGACCATCGGCTCTCCTTCGCTGGAGATTTACGGGCATCATTGCGACGACCCATCGAAATTGGAGACAACGATCTTGATAAGCCTCCAAACGAAATCGAAAATCACCCCTTGAATACACGTCTAGTCTCGACGCCGAGTTCTGAAGGATCGCCAAAAAAAATCACTCTGATCCCTTGACAAAAACAGACAGGTCTGTATACTTCAGGCATGGAACGAACGAAACCCAGTTCTGAAACCCGCCAGAGAATCCTGGAAACTGCCGACCGGCTGTTCTACCAGGACGGTATTCGGATGGTCGGCATCGACCGGATCATCGCCGATGCGGAAGTCGCCAAGATGAGCCTCTACAAGCACTTCCCGTCCAAAGACGACCTGATTCTGGCTGTTTTGAAGTATCGGGAAGAGAAGATTTTGGAGTTCTTCACGGCTGCGATGGAACGGCACGGTAAGCGGACGAAAGACAAGCTGCGGGCCTTTTTCGCCGCCCTCAAGGACTTTTTCGAGAGTCCCGGTTTCCGTGGATGTGCATTTCAGAACGCCGCCGTGGAACTGGCCGACCCTGCACATGCAGGAACGAAGTTCGTGAAGGATCACAAGCGCCGGTTCCAGGAGTTTCTGGCCGGTTTGGTCGAGGAATCGGTCGGCAAGGGGGCGGCGAAGGTTGCCCTCGCCGTGGGTTTACTCGTGGAAGGGGCAATCGTGACAGCAGTGATTCAGGGTTCGCCTGACGCCGTGGACGTGGCCCGTGACGCCGCCTTGAAAATGGTGGAGGAAGCGAACGGCGTGTAACCCATCTCTTTTTTTGTGTAAGATATATACAGACCTGTCTGTATAGTTGAGGACGTGAGTAGGAATGCGATGTGAAGAGACGGTTCTTGTCGGATCGTCGGGTCGCTGTCAGTGGCTTGAGTAGGGGAAATTTCAAATGAAAAGCAAGAAAATCTTTTTGTACGGCGAACTGCAAATGACGGTTCCCTTCAGCGACGTTGACTGGCAGTCCATCAACGCCCAACTGAAGAAGGTCCCAGGACTCGTTCGCAAGACTTGGCTCTATGGCATTCATGGGGGATCGGTGGGGGGATTCTACGAATTTGACTCCGAGGAACACGCTCGGCAATTCGCCATCGGACCCTATGCCCAGGAAGCTGCAAGCCTGGGGGCGAGCTTGACTGTGAGGCTTTTCGATGGCGAAGTCACGGAAAACGCAAGCCGTGACATGAAGTCGCCGCACTACATCTAACTCTATTTTGAGAACAACAATACAGACCTATCTGTATTGTCTGTGGGAGTTAGCAGGCTTCGAACTGAAGAGACGAGCTACTTAACGAACTTTCTCAACGACTTGGCCGACATGACACTCGACTTTCAGAAGGCCGCGCTGGTTGAAACCTGCTCGGTTGGCGGTGGGTGTAAGTAACAAGAATCAACGTCGATCAGGGGCCAGTGGAATTCTCGCTAGCCCCTAGAACCAGAAACCAGGAGCCAGCCATGAGACAGTTCCCCAGCGACGTTGCCTTTACCCCCGCCGTGAAAGGCATCCAACAGGCCAAGGGATCACGAGCAAGCTACGCCAGGGTCGAACAAGGCCGGGGCTGGCAAACTCGTGTGACGCCGGACCTCGCTGGGTTTCTGTCGGGGCTGGATATGTTCTATCTCGGGACAGCGAACGCCGAAGGTCAACCGTACATCCAGTACCGTGGCGGCAGTCCTGGCTTCTTGAAAGTGCTGGACGAGAAGACGCTCGCCTTCGCCGACTTCGGGGGCAACCGGCAATACATCACGCTGGGCAACCTCTCCGAGAACCCGCAAGCGTTCATCTTCCTGATGGACTACGCCAACTCTCAGCGGGTCAAGATCTGGGGGACTGCCAAGGTCATTGAGGATGATGCTGATTTGCTCGACCAACTTCGTGACCCGGACTATCCGGGCAAGGTCGAACGGGCCATCGTCTTGACCGTCGAAGCCTGGGACATCAACTGTCCTCAACACATTCACAAGCGAATTCCTCTGCGGCAGATCACGCCGCTGATTGAAGAACTACAAGGCCGTATTGCCGACTTAGAAGCACAACTCGCCGAAGCGCTGGCCAAAAGCGGTTCGGAATCTTGACCGACTTACCGACCGACTTCGTTCGACTGGTCGCCGAGGGACGACCGGATCGACAAGAACTTCCCTCGCAAGGAGAATGACCATGTTTCGACGCATCACACTATCCGCACTGCTCACTCTTGCCGTTTTTGGATCAACCTTCATGCCAGTTCAAGCCGGTGAAGCGAGGGCGGAAACCCCGAAGGTGGCGCACCGCACCGTCAAGATCGATGGCCTCGACATCTTCTATCGGGAGGCGGGACCGAAGGACGCACCCACGATTCTGCTCCTTCATGGCTTCCCAACTTCCTCGCATATGTTCCGCAACTTGATCCCGGCGTTGGCTGACAAGTACCACGTCGTCGCCCCCGATTATCCCGGCTTCGGCCAGAGTTCCGCCCCGCCTGTGGACAAGTTCACCTACACCTTCGACAAACTGGCCGAAGTCGTGGAGAAGTTCACCGAAAGGATCGGTCTGACGAAATACACTCTTTACGTCCAGGACTACGGTGCGCCAGTCGGCTATCGACTCGCCGTCAAGCACCCGGAGCGTGTGACAGGACTTGTCGTACAAAACGGCAACGCCTACGAGGAAGGGCTGGATAACGATTTCTGGAAGCCGCTGAAAGCGTACTGGAAGGACCGTACGGAGGAGAATGCGAAGCCGCTCCGTGGTTTTCTGACGCTCGCAGGGACCAAGTGGCAATACACCGATGGGGTCCGCAACGTCGAAGCCATCAGCCCGGACACCTGGACCATCGACCAGACGCTCCTCGACCGTCCCGGCAATCAGGAAATCCAGTTGGCCCTGTTCTACGATTACCGAACCAACTTACCGCTTTACCCGGCATGGCAGGCTTACTTCCGCAAGCATCAGCCACCGACGTTGATCGTGTGGGGCAAGAACGACAAGATTTTCCCCGCCGAGGGAGCGCAGCCCTACAAGCGGGACTTGAAAAACATCGAGTTCCACCTGCTTGATACCGGCCACTTCGCCCTGGAAGAGGACGGCCAGCAGATCGCCAGCCTGATGCGGGAGTTCCTGCAAAAAAACGTCAAGAAATAGGACGTTAACCACCTTCGTTCAATCTCAATAAAGCGCCCTAAACCCTCAACATTCGGAGAGGCGAAGCGGCTGATCGTGCGAGGGTGGATTCCGGCGTTCGCCTAACCAGGATGGAAGATTACATCGCCTCACTCAACGACACGAGCTTCACCCGTGTCGAAAGGGCGTGCAGGGCGATCTGATGGAGGATTTCACTGACCGTCGGCAGACCGTGGTCCCACCAAGTCCCAGCGGTTGCCGTACAGGTCGAGGAAAACGGCGACGGTCCCGTACTCCTCGACTCTCGGCTCCTCGGCGAACTGGACGCCCCGGCCTCTCATCTCGTGGTAGTCCCGCCAGAAATCGTCGGTATGAAGGAACAGGAACACCCGCCCGCCTGTCTGGTCGCCCACTCGTGCCGATTGTTCCGGGGTCGCCGCTTTCGCCAACAGCAGTGCCGTGCCGCCTCCACACGGGCGTACGGTCACCCAGCGCTTGCCGCTCGGAAGTGGGGTGTCCTCGACCGTGAACCGCAAGACCTGGGTGAAGAAGTGAATCGCCTCGTCGTAGTCACGCACGACCAGGGCGACGGCGGCAATTAAGTTCGACATGATTCAATCCTCTAATTCCTACACAGCTTTGCCGTATCACTTCCCCGCCCGCTTAACCTTGATCGACTCGACCTCCATCTTGAACGCCCCGGCCTTCTTGTCACTCAACATGAAGCTCAGGGCATTGACCTCTTCGGGCTTCACTGGCCCGGCGTCTTTGAACACTCGTCCAAACGATGTAGCCTCGAACTTGTCGAGCGGGACTCTGACCTCGATCCATTCGTCCTTCTTGGTCTGGACAGTGGCACGATACGAGAAACCATTGCTGTTCACGTTCCATTCTCATCACTCTCAGTATCCAACGTTGAATCGAAAGTTGATTGCTTTTCTTTGATCGTAAATATCAAAACCAATAGTAGAAGCGGTGACGACATTCCAAGCAACACCAAAATCCTCTTATTCTGGCAAATGATCGATATTGCTACCAGAATTAAGTAAATAAATAACGTTACTCTAACGATAATGCTACATTTAAAATAAAAGTACCCAAATAGGAAGCCAATCAAGGACCAGAAATATGTCACATTCTCGTCAGGAAAATTACCCAACCCTATAGCATATAGTGTCAACATGATAGAGCAGCAGATACCAAAAAGCACATGTTTCATTATTTCTCGCTATGATATTTCGTTATTATTAATCTATACGAATAAGCTTACAAAGCAATTCAGGCTTGGATTCAAGATGGAATCGGACAGTTTTAGTATCTCCGGCAAGTATCTGAAGTTCTTCTGAATATAAAATAAGGACATCCGAAGGAATCTCATCAATACTGATTAACACCATGTACTCAGCATCACGCACGAAATATTCAACCTTGTCCGATATTTTATCAAGGATAGACAATATTAACAAAATTTGATTTCGTCATTCCCTTGAGGATACATTTTCAGTGTCAATCGACAAAATGCCATCGAATTTGCCTAGTTTCTTATCGGATGGATCACTGATTTTGTCGAAGTTTGGAACCTCAACTTCCCAACTCTCCGACACGCTAGTTGGATTTATACCAATATTTTTGTCAAGTTGTTAAGCACAAGATTTGGTGACGCAATGAACAAAGATACATTTATTTGTGATCGCGGGATTCCACTTCAAGATTTTTGCTTTCAACACTCAGGAAAGCTGTGCCTTCACCCAAACAAAGTTGGCATTGCTCAAGATTTGTTCACCGTTCCAGCGATAAGCACAAAGGTACCCACCCTTAGCAACGCTGAAATCCACGCACGCCACATTCGTAGCCAAAATCTGAGGTTGATTTGCAGACAGCCAGTAATGACCGACGAAAACGGGTTTGTCGGTTTCTGGATACGGTTCGGCAGAGGAAATCACTCCTTGATCAAGTTCCAGGTCGCACTCGATCTCATCGGACTGAAAGGCGTAGGTCCGGTAGGTATGCCCGCTTGGGGCCAAGTACCAACGGGTGCGAATCTCGGTGCGAACGTGACCGTCCTTGTCCTGGAAGGAAGCTCCTTCCGGCAGTTTGCCTTCTTTACCCTTGAGAATCACCTCAACCGGGCCGAAAAGGGCGTTGCCTTTCTTGCAGGCCGAATGCAACAGTTCGGTAGTGATGCCACCTTGTTGCTCAAGGTCAGCGGCGATTTGGGACATCGATTTTTCGTCCCAGCAGGCATGAACTGCACGCAACCCCTCAAGATCAAACCACATGGGGAGGGTTCGGAACCAATCTAGATAAAACTTCAGTTCGTCGGGCTTCAACTGTTCGAGGGTCGCCCGATGCTGTTTTTGGTTTTTGGGACTGTGTCGGCGAAGGAATTGTCCTGGCACTTCCGAGTCTTCGGTGTGGTAAGCGAGAGCGTTCAGTTCGTGATTGCCCATGACGCCTAGTGTAGTGTCTCAGAAATAGCGTTAGTTTTAGCTCCTTTTTGCGGTTTACTCTATAGAGAAGGAGAAAACCCATGAAAGTCGCGCTGCCAATCTTACTTTCTGACGAGGAACGACAAACGTTGACTTCTTGGTCTCGGGGACGAAGTACTCCCGCTCGGCTGGTCCTTCGGGCGAAGATCATACTCGCGGCGGCCGCGGGTGTATTGAACAAGGACATTGCTGAGGAATGCGGCACTTCGAAGCCCACGGTGGCGCGCTGGCGGACCCGATTTGCGAAGCTGCGTTTGGCGGGTATCGAACGGGATGCTTCGCGGCCGGGTCGAACGCCAGCGATCAGCGGGAAAGTCGTCGAAGAAATTCTCCGAAAGACCACTCAGGAGAAACCATCCGGTGCGACTCATTGGAGCACACGAACGATGGCCCAAGAGGTAGGAGTGAGCAAAGCCACCGTGCAGCGGGTCTGGTCGTCCCACGGTCTGAAGCCTCATTTGCATAAGACCTTCAAGGTATCGAATGATCCTCAATTCGCTGAGAAACTGTGGGATGTAGTGGGCTTGTACTTGAACCCTCCCGAGCACGCCCTGGTGCTCAGTTGCGATGAGAAGAGTCAGATACAAGCCCTTGATCGCACGCAAAAAAGCTTGCCGATGGTACCCGGCCGTTGCGGCACTCTGACTCACGATTACATGCGTCATGGCACCACCACTCTGTTCGCGGCCCTGAACGTGGCCGAGGGAGTAGTAATTGGCGAATGCATGCCGCGACATCGACACCAGGAATGGATCAAGTTTCTCAAACGGATCGATGCCGCCACCGATCCGGCCTTGGACTTGCATTTGATCGTGGACAACTACGCTACGCACAAGCATCCCAAGGTTCGGCGTTGGTTGGCCCGACATCCTCGATTCCACATGCATTTCACCCCCACGAGCAGTTCCTGGATGAATCTGGTGGAACGGTGGTTTCGCGACTTGACGGACAAACGACTGCGTCGAGGGACATTTCGAAGCGTGCCGCAATTAATCCAGGCGATTGAAGACTACATCGATCATCACAACAACACGGGAAAAGGATTCCAATGGACCGCCAAAGCCGAGGCTATTCTGGATAAAGTCCGCCGGGCGAGGGCTACCCTGGATAAAACACATTCTGTGTGAGACACTACACTAGCAAAGCCCGCAAGTATGCAGTTCACAGCACGGGTACGTTAATCAGCTTCTTTGCCCAATTTCGTTTTCGTCTGAAAGTTGACCATTCGTTAAAAAGCAATTATTTTTTTTTATATATTTTTAGTTCGTTGAATTTGTTTGCAATTGCTAATATTTTTAAATCATTACTGCATGCAAATGAAAAAATTGATAAATACAGTTCTTTTTTATTAACAAAATCCATTTTACCATCGGCCAAATTATGCATGGTCATAAACCCGCCTTCCCAGGCAACAACCAAAATGTTATTTATAAGTTTGGCGTCTATAACTGGCTCCATTGGCAAATCATATACTTTTTTGTCTTTGTTATTTCCAAGTTCGGTATCTATTATGCTGCCGTGCCCTGACAGTGAGAGCATTTTCGCTGCTGAGTCGTGCAAAATAATTTTATTTACTTTGCCAGTGTGTATTCCGTATTCTTGAGTAGATTTATTTTTGTTGAAATCATATTTGTATATCATTGCGTCAGCAGTACCGAAGTACATTATCTCATGTTTAGTATCAACATCAATTGATAAAATTGCGTACTTTTGATTGGAATGATACGTTTTTTTAATTCGTTTCAGTCTTACGTCAATGTCAAATATTCTACCATCAGTGCCGGCAGCAATAATTCTTGATTCATTTTGTGAAATCCATATTCTCGAAATTCGCTGTTTGCAATTAACTATTTCTTCTATCTGAAAGTCGTTGCTTTTATTTATCTTAAATATTAATCCGCTGTTCGTTGAAAAAAAACAAGAATCAGTTTCAGCCCCATACGCAAGCTGGTTTATATGATCATCTATTTTTTTGAAGAATTCAAGATTTTCGCCTTTCCGCAATCGATATAAGTTCGTGTCGCCTTTTGAAGTTAATGAGGCCACAAGAAGAGTATCATCCTTTAAAAAGAGGAGTTTAGTATCTACCGAACTATTCGGGATACGATAAACTTTATCGGCTAAAAAGAAGGGCTTCTCAGGCCATGTGCTTGAAAATATCACAAGTGATATGCATATATTAAACATTTTTCTCGCACCCATAATTCAAAGTAAAGCTTATTGCTCACGTAAGATTTAATCTTAAAGGATCTGGAAAAGCCACAGTTTTTCCAAGTAATTTTGCGCTGCAAATGACTATCGAGAACATTCTTATACGTAAAAAAGGGGCTCTTCCGTTTCTAGGTGTAGCATCCAGAGAAATGCTTCTGTATCTGGTTGACGAAGCCGCGAATCTCCGGAATGGTCGGCCCTAATTTTTTCGCAGCCCAATTCACGTCCAGGAGTATTCTCGTCCAGAGCGTAGTTAGACTCTGAATTCCATAACTCCGACGTAGCACTACCCGAATCTTGGTATTGAGTCCTTCCACCGGGCCGCTGCTTTTGCGTTCCTCGAAGTAGGCTAAGATCCCCTCCCAGTTATTCTTGAGCATCGTGATGAACGGCTCCCAATCCATCTCGGTCTCGCGGGCCTGGACGATCCAATCTTCCAACAGTCGCGAGGCTTCGGCTCGGTTCGGGGCACTATCGAAGATCTTGGTCGCCTCCCAACGCAGATGGTAGATCGTTCCCAACGAAGGCACCTTCTC
The genomic region above belongs to Telmatocola sphagniphila and contains:
- a CDS encoding TetR/AcrR family transcriptional regulator; amino-acid sequence: MERTKPSSETRQRILETADRLFYQDGIRMVGIDRIIADAEVAKMSLYKHFPSKDDLILAVLKYREEKILEFFTAAMERHGKRTKDKLRAFFAALKDFFESPGFRGCAFQNAAVELADPAHAGTKFVKDHKRRFQEFLAGLVEESVGKGAAKVALAVGLLVEGAIVTAVIQGSPDAVDVARDAALKMVEEANGV
- a CDS encoding ISL3 family transposase → MTTTTIAIDMDVPAGVSVGEYERIDGGHAFHVSWELPDNLCCETCQRESRLQLVEKNKFLSIRDLDLWGKPSFFVYQEVYHRCPSCGHRQSLLPPFKRRDVKYTFRFEEQVLVSLIGSTAEDVAVRLGIAAETVERIVKNRIEDAKAKQIDPQRKIERLGLDEISLRKGHKGYATILTDLTNGERPEILALSKGRDEAAGRACLEHLSAQQRSAVRWHHTDMSAAYLKACGVHLPNSQSVIDRFHVAKKLGEVADDLRKNYRAYKRSLSGEARKKLRSQMHDFRRRPEDLKPEQVQALEDLFEKVPSLGTIYHLRWEATKIFDSAPNRAEASRLLEDWIVQARETEMDWEPFITMLKNNWEGILAYFEERKSSGPVEGLNTKIRVVLRRSYGIQSLTTLWTRILLDVNWAAKKLGPTIAEIRGFVNQIQKHFSGCYT
- a CDS encoding SH3 domain-containing protein, whose product is MTSNSKPMSILKHLIQIDEYRVHLSFQFPNGIQVRKAADAPSSEQDWKPLTQLNFFTSNFPERNPFNIPGPFYGADTDTCETGTAEAPHNVLLDRSSQEFVFAQPRCEDELRDIISAADCECFVGYGADGNDHWTLALIREWWQSRAYLLDLSSHVMGLPESKRRWERILSGEGEAYLRLYAFFIENRRLPSEKDRLPEIG
- the tnpC gene encoding IS66 family transposase, yielding MASAIPTSTETPVLDPTFLASFRSGKLTSEQAREFVHRDPLELQFLLLQLSVAVAAGTIPLGPNTPSGSIAPYLKSNANPKKKKGKAGPKPGHDGHYRPIPTRIDKRQTHQLEVCPCCQGALQRTDRQRLRIIEDIPDDLHAQTTEHTIHRDWCPKCKKQVEPVVPDALPGCQLGHRTTVLSAWLHYGLGTTTSQILEVFNGHLQMKLSVGGLTEIWHRLAEVLEPWYEQIHRECLLAGVLHADETGWRTEGVTSWLWCFARDDATYYRIHPKRGHEALKVFFTEAFQGVLVSDFWKAYDIVTQKRQKCWPHLLRDLTAVDEGSESGEDWPEFCKKLWRIYADAVRLEAGIEELQQESYDSRLLRLKTRITDLAVRPWTNRHARRLAKRLFDYGDDLLTFLEIEGVPKSNNKGEREIRPGVMMRKVSFGSHSQQGAQTRSILMSIYRTLKLREQDPLKETESALRTYTLTGKLPALPVKLSSGE
- a CDS encoding GyrI-like domain-containing protein; this encodes MNIEIVEEPIRFHLHGIGSVVENERFGEVGFRLMNEMWQVVKKATIATTGINHWVYMPDHRMFVGVELRSPQQPSTPDLLEPLEFELQRYLKHVHVGPYQALPQKWKDLKAELAARGETIGSPSLEIYGHHCDDPSKLETTILISLQTKSKITP
- a CDS encoding alpha/beta hydrolase — translated: MTILFLHGWHSVPGGVKPTYLKDYGHEVLNPALDGDNFTQAIKTAQAEFDQHHPQVVVGNSRGGAVAMNINSGSALGPHMPPRKKSKPVS
- a CDS encoding DUF2199 domain-containing protein, whose product is MTNGFFCGKCGQFHAELPMDFGADAPAPFYSIPQAEQDARCELTSDLCMIDQKEFYVRGCLEIPVIDGPRPFVWGVWTSLSKHNIKRMAELWESPGRESEPLSFGWLCTSLPLYPETLLLKTNVRTRPVGYRPLVELEPTDHPLAIEQRNGITMKRVRELAEALLLSDESMRIFKTVSDKVNCQKFA